A window of Cellulomonas wangleii genomic DNA:
TGGCGCGGCAGGGGGAAGACGTCCTCGACGACCTGCTCGGCGACGATCGGCCCGCCTGCGGCGATCCGGCCCACGACGGGCACGTACGACGGGGCGGGGGCGCTGTCGCGCTCGGGCAGGTCGGTGTCCGGCGCGGGGCCGTCCGACCCGGCGCCCCACCGTGCGACGCTGCGCGCGTCGTCCGGCTGCACGACCTCGATGGCGCGGGGCCGGTGCGGGTCGCGCCGCAGGTAGCCCTTGCGCTCGAGCGCCGTGAGCTGGTGCTTGACGCTGGACGGGCTGGTGAGCCCGACGGCCTCGCCGATCTCCCGCATGCTCGGCGGGTACCCGCGCTGCTCGACCGAGGCGCGCACGGTCTCCAGGACGAGGCGCTGGCGCGTGGTCAGCCCGTCGCCGGGGACCTCGTCGGCGTCGGTGGGGGACGCGGCCGCGGCGGCGGCCCGCCCGCGGGCCTGCGTCGTCGAGCCGTGCTGCACGTCCACTGCGCCTCCTGCGTCGGTCGACGCGGGGCCCGGGGCGGGACCCGCGTGCGCCGGGCGCCGCCACCCGCGCCGGGCCTCGCCCTCGGGGACGAGCTCCGGCGACGGTCGCCGCCTCCGACGTCGCCACGGCGATGTCGGAGGTCGGTGGTGCACTCGTCGCAGTGCTCACCCTAGGGGCGGGGGGTGGTCGGATCAAACATCTGTTCGATCGTGTCTCGACGCGTGTCGGTCCGGTCTGGTAGACATCGTACAAGCGTTCGACGAACACGTGTTCGATCGAGCGGACAGATGCCGGGTCGGGTCGAGGTCGAGGACCGGGATCGACGACGAGAGGAACGCAGGATGAGCGCGATGACGACGGAACGGACGGTGCGACCGGCCGCGGGTGTCCGTGCGGTGCGTCCG
This region includes:
- the lexA gene encoding transcriptional repressor LexA; translated protein: MTTRQRLVLETVRASVEQRGYPPSMREIGEAVGLTSPSSVKHQLTALERKGYLRRDPHRPRAIEVVQPDDARSVARWGAGSDGPAPDTDLPERDSAPAPSYVPVVGRIAAGGPIVAEQVVEDVFPLPRQLVGEGELFLLKVAGDSMIDAAICDGDWVVVRRQPVAENGEIVAAMIDGEATVKTLKRADGHVWLLPHNPAYAPIDGDEATVLGRVVSVLRSL